A genomic region of Alicyclobacillus sp. SO9 contains the following coding sequences:
- the rpoB gene encoding DNA-directed RNA polymerase subunit beta, with protein sequence MVKYGWRERRSYARIHEVLDLPNLIEIQQQSYQWFLEEGLREMFSDISPIQDFTGNLVLEFVDYSLGEPKYDVEDSKERDVTYAAPLRVKVRLINKETGEVKEQEVFMGDFPLMTDTGTFIINGAERVIVSQLVRSPSVYFNSKFDKNGKRSYAATVIPNRGAWLEFETDAKDVAYVRIDRTRKLPITVLLRALGLGADQEIIDLFGENEYLQNTLDKDTTDSTERALIEIYERLRPGEPPTVDNARALLASRFFDPKRYDLANVGRYKINKKLHIKNRLLNQRLAETLVEMDTGEIIAEAGEVLDRRLLDKVLPHLEGNVGRLSVRATPDLLEEDDIPLQTIKVFSQTEDGKVLHVIGNGGVDRSMKHIIPSDILSAVSYFFNLLHGVGSTDDIDHLGNRRLRSVGELLQNQFRIGLSRMERVVRERMSIQDASAITPQALINIRPVIASIKEFFGSSQLSQFMDQTNPLAELTHKRRLSALGPGGLTRERAGFEVRDVHYSHYGRMCPIETPEGPNIGLINSLSSYARINEYGFIETPYRRVDPDTGVVTEKIDYLTADEEENYIIAQANAPLTEDGHFQNEEVIARFREEVLTVARDRIDYMDVSPKQVVSVATAMIPFLENDDANRALMGSNMQRQAVPLMVTDSPFVGTGMEHQAARDSGVCVLAKRGGTVERVTAKEIWIRPEQQVDGRTVKGDLDKYRLHKFIRSNQNTCINQRPIVREGMKVKKGDILADGPATETGEIALGRNVVVAFMTWEGYNYEDAILLSEKVVKEDIYTSIHIEEYELEARDTKLGPEEITRDIPNVGEDALKNLDERGIIRIGAEIRAGDILVGKVTPKGVTELTAEERLLHAIFGEKAREVRDTSLRVPHGGAGIIVDVKVFTRENGDELPAGVNELVRVYIAQKRKISVGDKMAGRHGNKGVVARILPEEDMPFMEDGTPVEIVLNPLGVPSRMNIGQVLETHLGMAARALGIKMATPVFDGAHSDDVFDTLEEAGYSRDGKHQLFDGRTGDPFDNRVTVGCVYMLKLHHLVDDKIHARSTGPYSLVTQQPLGGKAQFGGQRFGEMEVWALEAYGASYTLQEILTVKSDDVVGRVKTYEAIVKGENVPEPGVPESFKVLIKELQSLGMDVKILSEDEQEIVMKESDEDEDAGEKLNLNLEMNEIGGD encoded by the coding sequence ATGGTGAAATATGGATGGCGGGAACGACGCTCGTACGCGCGCATCCATGAGGTGCTGGACTTACCGAATCTGATTGAGATTCAGCAGCAGTCCTACCAGTGGTTTTTGGAGGAAGGCCTGCGGGAGATGTTTTCGGATATCTCGCCGATTCAGGACTTTACCGGTAACCTTGTGCTGGAGTTCGTCGACTATAGCCTGGGTGAACCGAAGTACGATGTGGAAGATTCAAAAGAACGCGATGTAACCTATGCTGCGCCGCTTCGTGTGAAGGTTCGCTTGATTAACAAGGAAACTGGCGAAGTGAAGGAGCAGGAAGTGTTTATGGGAGACTTCCCGCTCATGACCGATACGGGGACGTTTATTATCAACGGCGCCGAACGCGTCATTGTCAGCCAGTTAGTTCGCTCTCCCAGTGTCTATTTTAACAGCAAGTTCGACAAGAATGGGAAGCGGTCCTACGCGGCCACTGTCATCCCAAACCGCGGTGCATGGCTGGAGTTTGAGACGGACGCCAAAGATGTGGCTTACGTACGGATTGATAGAACTCGCAAACTGCCCATTACCGTGTTGTTGCGGGCCTTGGGTCTAGGGGCAGACCAAGAGATTATCGATCTCTTCGGAGAGAATGAGTATTTGCAAAACACGCTTGACAAGGACACCACCGACTCAACCGAGCGCGCTTTGATTGAAATTTATGAGCGCTTGCGGCCTGGTGAACCGCCTACAGTGGACAACGCTCGCGCCTTGCTGGCCTCTCGATTTTTCGACCCGAAGCGTTATGACTTGGCGAACGTTGGTCGCTACAAAATCAATAAGAAATTGCATATCAAAAACAGGCTTTTGAATCAGCGTTTGGCTGAAACCTTAGTCGAGATGGATACAGGCGAAATTATCGCTGAAGCCGGCGAAGTGCTGGATCGCCGACTGCTGGACAAGGTCTTGCCTCATCTGGAGGGGAACGTAGGACGTTTGTCTGTGCGTGCTACTCCTGACCTTCTGGAAGAGGATGACATCCCTCTGCAAACCATTAAGGTGTTCTCGCAGACCGAAGACGGAAAAGTGCTGCATGTCATTGGAAATGGCGGTGTCGACCGCTCGATGAAGCACATCATTCCCTCGGATATTCTGTCGGCGGTCAGTTATTTCTTTAATTTGCTGCATGGTGTCGGTTCGACTGACGACATTGACCATTTAGGCAACCGGCGTTTGCGTTCTGTGGGCGAACTGCTCCAGAACCAATTCCGCATCGGTTTGTCGAGAATGGAGCGGGTTGTGCGCGAACGCATGTCAATTCAGGACGCGAGTGCCATTACCCCGCAGGCTTTGATTAACATCAGACCTGTGATTGCGTCGATTAAGGAGTTCTTCGGATCCAGTCAGTTGTCACAGTTTATGGACCAGACCAACCCATTGGCTGAACTGACCCATAAACGCAGGCTTTCGGCACTGGGGCCGGGAGGTCTGACTCGTGAACGTGCTGGCTTTGAAGTGCGAGACGTGCACTATTCTCACTATGGCCGTATGTGTCCAATTGAGACTCCTGAAGGTCCTAATATTGGCTTGATTAACTCTTTGTCCAGTTATGCAAGGATTAACGAGTACGGGTTCATTGAGACGCCCTACCGGCGGGTTGATCCGGACACTGGTGTTGTTACGGAAAAGATTGATTACCTGACGGCAGATGAAGAGGAAAACTATATTATTGCACAAGCCAATGCCCCTTTGACTGAAGACGGGCACTTCCAAAACGAAGAAGTTATTGCTCGGTTCAGGGAAGAAGTGCTCACGGTCGCACGCGATCGCATTGATTATATGGACGTTTCTCCAAAGCAGGTTGTCTCCGTCGCGACTGCGATGATTCCTTTCTTGGAGAACGATGATGCGAACAGAGCGTTGATGGGTTCGAACATGCAGCGGCAGGCGGTGCCTCTGATGGTTACGGATTCGCCTTTTGTAGGTACCGGAATGGAACATCAAGCAGCTCGGGATTCTGGTGTCTGTGTACTCGCTAAACGAGGCGGAACGGTTGAGCGAGTGACTGCGAAGGAAATCTGGATTCGGCCCGAACAGCAGGTGGACGGACGTACCGTGAAAGGCGACCTGGATAAGTATCGCCTGCACAAATTTATACGCTCCAACCAGAACACTTGTATCAACCAACGGCCTATTGTTCGTGAAGGAATGAAGGTCAAAAAGGGAGACATTCTTGCCGATGGTCCTGCGACCGAGACCGGTGAGATTGCACTCGGACGCAATGTCGTGGTCGCCTTCATGACGTGGGAAGGCTACAACTACGAAGACGCCATTCTCTTGTCAGAGAAGGTTGTCAAAGAAGATATTTACACTTCAATTCACATAGAAGAGTACGAACTTGAAGCTCGCGACACGAAGCTCGGACCTGAAGAAATCACTCGGGACATCCCGAATGTTGGCGAAGATGCGCTTAAGAACCTGGATGAGCGCGGCATCATTCGGATTGGTGCTGAAATCCGAGCAGGAGACATCCTGGTTGGCAAGGTGACACCCAAGGGAGTCACTGAGCTCACGGCGGAAGAACGTTTGCTGCATGCCATTTTTGGAGAAAAGGCCCGCGAAGTTCGGGATACATCGCTCCGTGTACCCCACGGAGGTGCCGGCATTATCGTCGATGTAAAGGTGTTTACGCGAGAAAATGGCGACGAATTGCCAGCTGGTGTCAATGAACTGGTCCGTGTTTACATCGCGCAAAAGCGGAAAATCTCCGTTGGCGACAAAATGGCTGGACGGCATGGGAACAAGGGTGTCGTAGCTCGTATTCTGCCTGAGGAAGATATGCCGTTTATGGAAGACGGTACCCCTGTAGAGATTGTTTTGAATCCCTTGGGTGTTCCTTCTCGGATGAACATTGGACAGGTGCTTGAAACCCACCTTGGCATGGCGGCGCGGGCCCTTGGTATTAAGATGGCCACTCCGGTTTTCGACGGTGCCCACTCGGATGACGTGTTTGACACACTTGAAGAGGCTGGCTACTCGAGAGACGGAAAGCATCAGTTGTTTGACGGACGAACCGGAGACCCCTTCGACAACAGGGTTACAGTGGGTTGTGTATACATGTTGAAGCTTCACCATTTGGTGGACGATAAGATTCATGCTCGTTCAACGGGTCCGTACTCCCTTGTGACGCAGCAGCCCCTTGGCGGTAAAGCACAGTTCGGCGGACAGCGTTTCGGTGAAATGGAAGTTTGGGCATTGGAAGCCTACGGTGCGTCTTACACTTTGCAAGAAATTCTTACGGTTAAGTCAGATGACGTCGTAGGGCGCGTCAAGACTTACGAGGCAATTGTCAAAGGTGAGAATGTGCCGGAGCCGGGAGTGCCGGAATCCTTTAAGGTCCTCATCAAGGAACTTCAAAGCCTTGGTATGGACGTGAAGATTCTAAGTGAAGATGAGCAGGAGATTGTCATGAAAGAATCTGATGAGGATGAAGATGCCGGGGAGAAGTTGAACTTGAACCTGGAGATGAACGAAATCGGCGGGGACTGA
- a CDS encoding class I SAM-dependent methyltransferase translates to MDHYYTSEPSVKHETRVVEVHARATALELKTDSGVFSKKGLDYGTRLLIETVRLPEAGTIVDLGCGYGPVAGVLLRVYPKTRWVLLDVNRRAVQLAQANLGGFEQRCETHVSDGFAAVPALVADAVLLNPPIRAGKAVVYRLFAEARDHLKPGGELWIVIQKKQGAASARSTLEALFSRVELCEKSGGYHVYRSVTSF, encoded by the coding sequence GTGGATCACTACTATACAAGCGAGCCTTCAGTTAAGCATGAGACACGGGTTGTTGAGGTTCACGCTCGCGCTACAGCGCTGGAGTTAAAAACCGACAGTGGTGTGTTCTCGAAAAAGGGGCTCGACTACGGCACTCGACTGCTAATCGAGACAGTCCGACTTCCTGAAGCTGGGACGATAGTAGATTTGGGCTGCGGCTATGGTCCTGTGGCAGGGGTCTTGCTGAGGGTATATCCGAAGACACGTTGGGTTCTGCTCGACGTCAATAGGAGAGCGGTCCAACTGGCCCAAGCAAACTTAGGCGGGTTCGAGCAACGCTGTGAGACGCATGTCAGTGATGGTTTTGCGGCAGTGCCTGCACTGGTCGCCGATGCGGTGCTTTTGAATCCTCCGATTCGAGCCGGCAAAGCCGTGGTCTATCGTTTGTTTGCTGAAGCGAGAGACCATTTGAAGCCAGGCGGGGAACTGTGGATTGTGATTCAAAAGAAGCAGGGGGCGGCAAGTGCTCGTTCTACGCTTGAAGCGCTGTTTTCGCGGGTAGAGTTGTGTGAAAAGAGCGGCGGCTATCACGTGTACAGGTCTGTAACAAGTTTCTGA
- the rplL gene encoding 50S ribosomal protein L7/L12, whose product MTKEEFVEAIKGMTVLELNDLVKAIEEEFGVSAAAPVAVAGAGAAGGGEAAEQQTEFDVILASAGSSKIGVIKIVREITGLGLKEAKALVDEAPKPIKEKVSQEEADELKGKLEEAGATVEVK is encoded by the coding sequence TTGACAAAAGAAGAATTCGTTGAAGCGATTAAAGGCATGACTGTTTTGGAATTAAACGATTTGGTCAAAGCTATTGAGGAAGAGTTTGGTGTAAGTGCTGCCGCACCTGTGGCAGTAGCAGGCGCAGGTGCAGCAGGCGGCGGCGAAGCAGCCGAGCAGCAAACAGAATTCGATGTCATTTTGGCAAGTGCCGGGTCTTCGAAAATCGGCGTCATCAAAATTGTTCGCGAGATTACAGGTCTTGGCTTGAAAGAAGCAAAAGCCCTTGTTGACGAAGCACCGAAGCCGATTAAAGAGAAGGTCAGCCAAGAAGAAGCTGATGAACTGAAAGGCAAGCTGGAAGAGGCAGGAGCTACGGTAGAAGTGAAGTAA
- the rplJ gene encoding 50S ribosomal protein L10 has product MGVLEEKKKLVDEIAKQFSDSKALVVTDYRGLNVSESNELRRQLREAGVEFKVLKNTMTRRAAEKAEMTGLEQYLTGPSAIAFGYEDPIAPAKVLFNFAKQHKALELKGGVVEGRVVGSQEVEELATLPSREGLISMLLSVMQAPMRNLAYAVQQVSEQQGGASAEAAAE; this is encoded by the coding sequence ATGGGTGTACTCGAGGAAAAGAAAAAACTGGTCGACGAGATTGCGAAACAGTTTAGCGACAGCAAGGCACTGGTTGTGACTGACTATCGCGGTTTGAATGTCTCGGAGTCCAATGAACTGCGTCGTCAACTTCGTGAAGCGGGTGTGGAGTTCAAGGTGTTGAAAAATACCATGACTCGACGTGCTGCAGAAAAAGCTGAAATGACAGGGTTAGAGCAGTATCTGACGGGACCTTCGGCTATTGCGTTTGGCTATGAAGACCCCATTGCCCCTGCTAAAGTGCTGTTCAATTTTGCGAAACAGCATAAGGCGCTGGAGCTGAAAGGCGGCGTTGTTGAAGGACGTGTCGTCGGCAGCCAAGAGGTTGAGGAACTGGCGACCCTGCCCAGCCGTGAAGGTCTTATTTCCATGCTGCTCAGCGTTATGCAAGCTCCGATGCGGAATTTGGCCTATGCTGTCCAGCAGGTTTCTGAGCAACAGGGCGGCGCCAGTGCTGAGGCTGCTGCTGAGTAA
- the rplA gene encoding 50S ribosomal protein L1 — translation MARTSKRFGEAVKQIDKQKMYDPNEAVALVKELATAKFDETVEAAIRLGVDPKKQDQQIRGAVVLPHGTGKTARVLVFAKGDKAKEAEAAGADFVGDDDLVQKVSGGWLDFDVVVATPDMMGSVGRLGRILGPKGMMPNPKTGTVTFEVARAIDEIKKGKVEYRLDRDANVHVPIGKASFEADHLLDNLNTLIDALQKAKPAAAKGQFFRNLSIASTMGPGLRVNVQKIGRVAE, via the coding sequence ATGGCACGAACATCAAAGCGTTTTGGTGAAGCTGTTAAACAGATTGACAAGCAGAAGATGTACGACCCGAACGAGGCGGTGGCTCTCGTTAAGGAGCTCGCGACTGCAAAGTTTGACGAAACCGTAGAGGCTGCGATTCGCTTGGGTGTAGACCCGAAGAAGCAGGATCAGCAGATTCGAGGTGCGGTCGTGCTGCCGCACGGTACCGGTAAAACTGCCCGTGTCCTTGTCTTTGCAAAGGGAGACAAGGCAAAAGAGGCGGAAGCCGCTGGAGCAGACTTCGTTGGAGACGACGACCTCGTTCAAAAGGTGTCCGGAGGCTGGCTCGACTTTGACGTCGTTGTTGCTACGCCAGATATGATGGGTTCTGTCGGTCGATTGGGCCGGATTCTCGGTCCGAAGGGCATGATGCCAAACCCGAAGACTGGCACGGTGACATTCGAGGTGGCCCGTGCGATTGATGAAATCAAAAAAGGTAAGGTCGAGTACCGTTTGGACAGGGATGCAAACGTCCACGTCCCGATTGGGAAGGCCTCCTTCGAAGCGGATCACCTGCTTGATAACTTGAATACGCTGATTGACGCCTTGCAAAAAGCGAAGCCTGCGGCAGCCAAAGGACAGTTCTTTCGGAATCTGTCCATCGCCAGTACAATGGGTCCTGGGTTGCGCGTGAATGTCCAGAAAATTGGACGCGTCGCAGAGTGA
- the rplK gene encoding 50S ribosomal protein L11: MPKKVVKVVKLQIAAGKATPAPPVGPALGQAQVGNIMGFCKEFNARTADQVGLVIPVVLYVYEDRSYTFDLKTPPAAVLLKKAAGIESGSAEPNKTKVATVKRDKVREIAEQKMQDLNAASVEAAMRMVEGTARSMGVTIED; this comes from the coding sequence TTGCCGAAAAAGGTTGTCAAGGTTGTGAAACTGCAGATTGCTGCAGGTAAAGCCACTCCAGCGCCGCCGGTTGGTCCTGCTTTGGGTCAGGCGCAAGTCGGTAATATCATGGGATTCTGTAAAGAGTTTAACGCACGCACTGCGGACCAAGTCGGTCTCGTTATTCCGGTTGTGTTGTATGTGTATGAGGACCGCTCTTACACCTTTGATTTGAAGACTCCGCCGGCAGCTGTGCTGCTGAAGAAGGCTGCAGGCATTGAGTCTGGTTCTGCAGAACCCAACAAAACAAAAGTTGCTACAGTGAAACGGGACAAAGTCCGTGAAATTGCGGAGCAAAAAATGCAGGATCTCAATGCTGCATCTGTTGAAGCTGCCATGAGAATGGTAGAAGGAACAGCGCGGAGCATGGGGGTCACGATTGAGGATTAG
- the nusG gene encoding transcription termination/antitermination protein NusG: MDTLEKQWFVVHTYSGYENKVKTNLESRVQTMDMEDKIFRVIVPTEEEMEVKNGKKKLVQKKVFPGYVLVEMVMTDDSWYVVRNTPGVTGFVGSAGGGSKPVPLLPSEVRSIMAQMGAEEVKARIDYGLGEAVRITHGPFADLIGTVEEINADQEKLRVLVSMFGRDTPLELDFSQVEKLS; this comes from the coding sequence ATGGATACGCTCGAAAAACAGTGGTTTGTGGTACACACATACTCTGGCTATGAGAATAAGGTCAAGACGAATCTGGAAAGCCGTGTCCAAACTATGGACATGGAGGACAAAATCTTTCGTGTGATTGTGCCGACTGAAGAAGAGATGGAAGTCAAAAACGGCAAGAAGAAACTTGTCCAAAAGAAGGTCTTTCCTGGCTATGTTCTCGTGGAAATGGTCATGACGGATGATTCTTGGTATGTAGTCCGAAACACACCTGGAGTAACTGGGTTTGTAGGTTCTGCCGGAGGCGGTTCCAAACCTGTGCCGTTGCTTCCTTCGGAAGTCAGAAGCATTATGGCGCAGATGGGTGCGGAAGAAGTGAAAGCCAGGATTGATTATGGCCTTGGTGAAGCTGTCCGCATTACGCATGGACCCTTCGCGGATTTAATCGGTACCGTCGAGGAAATCAACGCAGACCAGGAGAAATTGCGAGTGCTTGTGTCCATGTTTGGCCGAGATACTCCGCTGGAACTGGACTTCAGTCAGGTTGAAAAACTTTCCTGA
- the secE gene encoding preprotein translocase subunit SecE gives MAKGNTDSTQGTQPERRRTRTGVVTFTRETVQELKRVRWPKRNEVVSYTAAVLIVCFVMGLLVWLFDIGVARLMALIGLV, from the coding sequence ATGGCAAAGGGAAATACTGACTCGACCCAAGGTACGCAGCCCGAACGTCGGCGCACGCGCACGGGTGTTGTTACGTTTACACGCGAAACTGTTCAGGAACTCAAACGGGTTCGCTGGCCAAAACGCAATGAAGTTGTAAGCTATACAGCGGCCGTTTTGATTGTTTGCTTTGTCATGGGACTGCTGGTGTGGTTGTTCGACATCGGCGTAGCTCGCTTGATGGCGCTGATTGGTCTTGTGTAA
- the rpmG gene encoding 50S ribosomal protein L33, which produces MRVIITMACTECKQRNYTTTKNKKNDPDRVELKKYCSYCNSTTTHRETR; this is translated from the coding sequence ATGCGTGTCATTATTACAATGGCTTGCACCGAATGCAAGCAGCGGAATTATACAACGACCAAGAACAAGAAAAACGATCCCGATCGCGTGGAACTCAAAAAGTACTGTTCTTACTGCAACTCCACTACAACACACCGTGAAACCCGGTAA
- the sigH gene encoding RNA polymerase sporulation sigma factor SigH yields MLEQRTDEELVVAVREGDNQSLEFLIHKYRNFVRAKARSYFLIGADREDIVQEGMIGLYKSIRDFREDKLASFKAFAELCITRQIITAIKTATRQKHIPLNSYVSLDKPIYDEDSDRTLLDVICSARLSDPEDLVIHQEEFDDIEVTMSELLSDLERKVLMLYLDGRSYQEIAVDLNRHVKSIDNALQRVKRKLEKYLSGRNVYI; encoded by the coding sequence ATGCTGGAGCAGCGGACAGACGAAGAATTAGTCGTAGCTGTGCGCGAGGGTGACAACCAGTCGCTTGAATTTCTGATTCATAAATATCGCAATTTTGTGCGCGCAAAAGCTCGCTCCTATTTCCTTATCGGGGCTGACCGTGAGGACATTGTTCAAGAAGGTATGATTGGTCTCTACAAATCCATTCGTGACTTTCGCGAGGACAAGCTCGCATCTTTTAAGGCTTTCGCAGAGTTATGCATCACGAGGCAGATTATCACTGCCATCAAGACTGCGACTCGGCAAAAGCACATTCCTCTTAATTCCTACGTTTCCTTGGACAAGCCTATCTATGACGAAGATTCAGATAGAACATTGCTAGATGTCATTTGCAGCGCACGTCTTTCCGATCCCGAAGACCTTGTGATTCATCAGGAGGAGTTCGACGACATCGAAGTTACGATGTCTGAGCTTCTGAGTGATTTGGAGCGCAAGGTACTCATGCTGTACCTGGATGGCCGATCTTATCAGGAGATTGCGGTTGACCTCAATCGCCATGTCAAATCCATTGACAATGCACTGCAGCGTGTCAAGCGCAAGCTGGAGAAGTACCTGTCCGGCCGGAACGTGTATATTTAA
- a CDS encoding NYN domain-containing protein encodes MKQSGKGSKPARGRRHTKCVIVDGYNILARLAAKSLADIDNLETARHELIEQLVEYQAYFGEQVVVVFDAQHTSSPLVESVWRGIQVTYTAPHETADQRIERLVYEYRLVYHSITVASSDIAEQQVAFGGGALRISAEEMIRRMILAGQQIQETVSKQNEADKKPRLSDVIGEDIAKTLEKWRRE; translated from the coding sequence ATGAAGCAGTCCGGCAAAGGCAGTAAACCTGCACGGGGCAGACGGCATACAAAATGTGTGATTGTGGACGGATACAACATCTTGGCACGTCTGGCGGCAAAATCTCTGGCGGACATCGACAACCTTGAGACCGCCCGTCACGAGCTGATTGAGCAGCTTGTGGAATATCAGGCCTATTTTGGAGAGCAGGTGGTTGTCGTCTTCGACGCACAGCATACCTCCAGTCCGTTGGTTGAATCTGTTTGGAGAGGCATTCAGGTCACTTACACGGCGCCTCATGAGACTGCTGACCAACGGATTGAACGGTTGGTCTACGAGTATCGGCTGGTGTACCACAGCATCACAGTGGCGAGCAGTGACATTGCCGAACAGCAGGTAGCTTTTGGCGGTGGAGCACTGCGGATTAGTGCTGAGGAGATGATTCGGCGCATGATTTTGGCCGGCCAGCAGATTCAGGAGACGGTGAGCAAACAGAATGAAGCAGACAAGAAACCGAGGCTTAGTGACGTGATTGGCGAAGACATTGCGAAAACTCTAGAAAAATGGCGGCGCGAGTAG
- the rlmB gene encoding 23S rRNA (guanosine(2251)-2'-O)-methyltransferase RlmB, with protein sequence MEEDIVAGRHPVLEALKSGRSINKLLVAEGAEGGSMGELLAKARERRIVVQRVPRSKLDSLAVKGHQGVVAYMAAHAYAELEDLTNRQTGQDPLIVLLDEINDPHNLGAIIRSCEAAGAQGVVISKRRAVALTSVVAKAAAGAVEYVPVARVSNLVQAMAKLKDQGYWIVGLDVEGKQNYTEVDYHGPVAMVIGAEGKGLSRLVKENCDYLVQLPMKGEVQSLNASVAAGVLLYEAVRQRQ encoded by the coding sequence GTGGAAGAAGATATTGTTGCCGGGCGGCACCCTGTCCTCGAGGCGCTGAAGTCGGGCCGTTCAATTAACAAGTTGCTGGTTGCCGAGGGCGCTGAAGGCGGCAGTATGGGGGAACTGCTTGCAAAGGCGCGGGAGCGAAGAATTGTGGTGCAGAGAGTACCGAGATCGAAATTGGACAGTCTTGCAGTGAAAGGCCACCAGGGCGTAGTTGCATACATGGCAGCCCACGCGTACGCAGAACTGGAGGATTTAACAAATCGCCAGACAGGACAAGACCCCCTGATAGTGCTTTTGGATGAAATCAACGACCCGCATAACCTGGGTGCCATTATTCGCAGCTGTGAAGCTGCAGGTGCGCAAGGAGTCGTGATTTCCAAACGCAGGGCCGTTGCGCTGACTTCTGTTGTCGCCAAGGCTGCGGCGGGAGCTGTGGAATATGTACCTGTGGCCCGCGTCTCAAATCTGGTACAAGCCATGGCAAAGCTGAAAGACCAGGGATATTGGATTGTTGGTCTGGATGTGGAAGGAAAGCAGAACTATACAGAGGTGGATTATCACGGCCCTGTCGCAATGGTTATTGGCGCTGAAGGGAAGGGCTTGAGTCGGTTGGTGAAAGAGAACTGCGACTACTTGGTTCAGCTCCCGATGAAGGGTGAGGTTCAAAGTCTCAATGCTTCCGTTGCAGCAGGGGTTCTTCTTTATGAAGCAGTCCGGCAAAGGCAGTAA
- a CDS encoding Mini-ribonuclease 3: MSDGWDWRELSPLALAFIGDAVWEIWVRNHVLRQGVRRPDMLHKRSSRYVRATAQAQIVQHMFDSLTAEEQGMVKRGRNAKPAHTRKNTDVLDYRHSTGFETLIGYLYGSEQTERLEEVCRAALTIIDREEENRSNGR; this comes from the coding sequence ATGAGTGACGGTTGGGATTGGCGGGAACTGTCTCCCTTGGCCTTGGCGTTCATCGGCGATGCTGTCTGGGAAATTTGGGTTCGAAACCATGTTCTGCGCCAGGGCGTTCGACGCCCTGACATGCTGCATAAACGCAGCAGCCGCTACGTACGTGCGACGGCACAGGCACAGATTGTGCAGCACATGTTTGATTCCCTGACCGCTGAGGAACAGGGTATGGTCAAACGGGGTCGAAATGCGAAACCGGCTCATACCAGGAAGAATACAGATGTTTTGGACTACCGCCACAGTACTGGCTTTGAAACGCTGATTGGGTACCTGTATGGAAGTGAGCAAACAGAGCGCCTCGAAGAAGTTTGTCGGGCTGCATTAACCATCATTGACAGAGAGGAGGAAAACCGAAGCAATGGACGGTAA